A single region of the Plantactinospora soyae genome encodes:
- a CDS encoding DUF305 domain-containing protein, producing MVFARNGKQGDRRPAIVLVTLVEATAVVLAIGIALVVGPTDETPTARPGPDPTTGSTTTPSTPPSPVGSTVPVIRPGRPGESADVVAPNQLTPQSGPRHNSADVLFVQMMVPHHEQALQMAALVPTRAGGTGVISVADRIRASQQPEVEVLRSWLRDRSLPPDVESGHEHHTMHGMQSPAAIAALTSATGTAFDRMFIEMMSAHHQGAIQMAQAVLTAGVDPQIRELARNIAFEQAVEINRMREVIDPQVP from the coding sequence GTGGTGTTCGCCAGGAACGGAAAACAGGGCGATCGTCGGCCCGCGATCGTGCTCGTGACGCTCGTGGAGGCGACGGCGGTGGTGCTGGCCATCGGGATCGCCCTCGTCGTGGGCCCGACCGACGAGACCCCGACCGCCCGGCCCGGACCGGATCCCACCACCGGAAGTACGACCACGCCCAGCACCCCGCCCAGCCCGGTCGGGTCGACCGTGCCGGTGATCCGCCCCGGCCGACCCGGCGAGTCGGCCGACGTGGTCGCGCCGAACCAGCTCACCCCCCAGTCCGGTCCCCGGCACAACAGCGCCGACGTCCTCTTCGTCCAGATGATGGTCCCGCACCACGAGCAGGCCCTGCAGATGGCCGCCCTGGTACCGACCCGGGCCGGCGGCACCGGGGTCATCTCGGTCGCCGACCGGATCAGGGCCAGCCAGCAGCCCGAGGTCGAGGTGCTGCGGAGCTGGCTGCGGGACCGGAGTCTGCCCCCCGACGTGGAGTCCGGCCACGAGCACCACACGATGCACGGCATGCAGAGCCCGGCGGCGATCGCCGCGCTCACCTCGGCGACCGGGACGGCGTTCGACCGGATGTTCATCGAGATGATGAGCGCACACCACCAGGGCGCCATCCAGATGGCCCAGGCCGTACTCACCGCCGGGGTGGATCCGCAGATCCGGGAGCTGGCCCGGAACATCGCCTTCGAACAGGCCGTCGAGATCAACCGGATGCGTGAGGTGATCGACCCCCAGGTGCCCTGA
- a CDS encoding TetR/AcrR family transcriptional regulator, with protein MPRVSDEHLAARRQQILDAARRCFLRNGFHATSMQDVISEAGLSVGAVYRYFRSKQELVSSIAGSVLDDADELFAAIAEEEPPPPLVDAVDRALAFVEAQVAPDGLFPLAIQVWAESLRDPELADFVARMYGGTRARFVALARRAQQAGELPPDADPEAVGAVLFGMIPGFALQRLLAAGPDRKTYLSGVRALIATQGRADG; from the coding sequence GTGCCACGTGTCTCCGACGAACACCTCGCCGCCCGACGGCAGCAGATCCTCGACGCCGCCCGGCGCTGCTTCCTGCGCAACGGTTTCCACGCCACCTCGATGCAGGATGTGATCAGCGAGGCCGGCCTGTCGGTCGGCGCGGTCTACCGCTACTTCCGGAGCAAGCAGGAGCTGGTCAGCTCGATCGCCGGATCGGTCCTCGACGACGCGGACGAACTCTTCGCGGCCATCGCCGAGGAGGAGCCGCCGCCACCACTGGTCGACGCGGTGGACCGGGCACTCGCGTTCGTCGAGGCCCAGGTCGCCCCGGACGGCCTCTTCCCGCTCGCCATCCAGGTCTGGGCCGAGTCGCTCCGCGATCCCGAGCTGGCCGACTTCGTCGCGCGGATGTACGGCGGGACCCGAGCCCGATTCGTCGCCCTCGCCCGGCGGGCGCAGCAGGCCGGGGAGCTGCCCCCGGACGCCGATCCCGAGGCGGTGGGCGCCGTCCTGTTCGGCATGATCCCGGGCTTCGCCCTGCAACGCCTGCTGGCCGCCGGCCCGGACCGGAAGACGTACCTGAGTGGCGTACGGGCACTGATCGCCACCCAGGGCCGCGCCGACGGTTGA
- a CDS encoding BMP family lipoprotein, with product MRIVSVFAVGGLALGAAAACGEAPSDSNAGGTAAEKYTACMVTDVGGIDDKSFNTSAWAGLEAAKAADSKIDIKYVASKAEADYEPNLTQYVNQDCDFILAVGGLMGEATSKIAKANPDQQFGIVDAKLPESNVFPMQFNTAQAGFLAGYLAAGMSKSGTVGTYGGMKIGPVTIFMDGFVDGVAQFNKVKSKTVKVIGWDKATQNGSFTNDFVKQDEGKKVSDALVAQGADIVMPVAGGAGLGTTAAAQASGGKYSVIWVDVDGCQSTPNCPALLTTVVKNISDAVKDAVVTAANGEKLAHDPGYLGTLANNGVSLAPYHDFDSKVPAELKAEIEKLKTDINSGAVTVTSAAQPV from the coding sequence ATGCGGATCGTTTCGGTATTCGCGGTGGGCGGGCTCGCGCTGGGCGCCGCCGCCGCGTGTGGCGAGGCTCCGAGCGACAGCAACGCGGGCGGCACCGCGGCGGAGAAGTACACCGCGTGCATGGTGACCGACGTCGGCGGCATCGACGACAAGTCGTTCAACACCTCGGCCTGGGCCGGGCTGGAAGCGGCCAAGGCCGCCGACAGCAAGATCGATATCAAGTACGTGGCCTCCAAGGCCGAGGCCGACTACGAGCCGAACCTGACCCAGTACGTCAACCAGGACTGCGACTTCATCCTCGCCGTCGGCGGCCTGATGGGCGAGGCCACCTCCAAGATCGCCAAGGCGAACCCGGACCAGCAGTTCGGCATCGTCGACGCGAAGCTGCCGGAGAGCAACGTCTTCCCGATGCAGTTCAACACCGCGCAGGCGGGCTTCCTCGCCGGCTACCTGGCGGCCGGGATGTCCAAGTCCGGCACGGTCGGCACCTACGGCGGAATGAAGATCGGTCCGGTGACCATCTTCATGGACGGCTTCGTCGACGGCGTGGCGCAGTTCAACAAGGTGAAGAGCAAGACCGTCAAGGTCATCGGCTGGGACAAGGCCACCCAGAACGGCTCGTTCACCAACGACTTCGTCAAGCAGGACGAGGGCAAGAAGGTCAGTGACGCCCTCGTCGCGCAGGGCGCGGACATCGTCATGCCGGTGGCCGGTGGCGCCGGCCTGGGTACCACGGCGGCGGCGCAGGCCTCCGGTGGCAAGTACTCCGTCATCTGGGTCGACGTCGACGGATGCCAGAGCACGCCGAACTGCCCGGCGCTGCTCACCACCGTGGTCAAGAACATCTCGGACGCGGTCAAGGACGCGGTGGTGACGGCGGCCAACGGCGAGAAGCTCGCCCACGACCCCGGCTACCTCGGCACCCTGGCCAACAACGGCGTGTCGCTGGCGCCGTACCACGATTTCGACAGCAAGGTGCCGGCGGAGCTGAAGGCCGAGATCGAGAAGCTCAAGACCGACATCAACTCCGGCGCGGTCACCGTCACCTCGGCGGCACAGCCGGTCTGA
- a CDS encoding ABC transporter ATP-binding protein: MDLTVEPGEIHALLGENGAGKSTLMNVLYGLLQPDEGEILVDGAPLRAKGPGDAIGAGIGMVHQHFMLVPVFTVAENVMLGAEHVRGGIAGFLDRRRARRQVTEVSSRYNLRVNPDAVVEDLPVGVQQRVEIVKALTRDVELLILDEPTAVLTPQETEELLAVMRSLKESGKSIVFITHKLKEVKAIADRITVIRRGRTVGTASPDASEDELAALMVGRTVNLLVEKGPATPGEPVLEVEGLVVDDERSVRAVDGVDLTVRAGEILGIAGVQGNGQTELIEALMGLRPVLSGSVTLSGQRVDGWPTKRVLRAGVGYVPEDRSVDGLVKEFSVAENLVLDIYDRPPFGAGLVLKPDAITASARERIPEFDVRTPSAEAAVGTLSGGNQQKVIIAREMSRPLKLFVAAQPTRGVDVGSIEFIHRRIIHERDIGTAVLLVSSELDEVIGLADRIAVMYRGRILGVVGPDTPREEIGLLMAGITGPEPAATAGSADGSTAPAAAPEDGKATSASDAPGSEETP, translated from the coding sequence ATCGACCTGACGGTGGAGCCCGGAGAGATTCACGCGCTGCTCGGTGAGAACGGCGCGGGCAAATCGACCCTGATGAACGTGCTGTACGGCCTGTTGCAGCCGGACGAGGGCGAGATCCTGGTCGACGGGGCGCCGCTGCGGGCCAAGGGCCCCGGTGACGCCATCGGCGCCGGCATCGGCATGGTGCACCAGCACTTCATGCTCGTACCGGTCTTCACCGTGGCGGAGAACGTCATGCTCGGCGCCGAGCACGTCCGGGGCGGTATCGCCGGCTTCCTGGACCGGCGTCGGGCCCGGCGCCAGGTGACCGAGGTGTCCAGCCGCTACAACCTGCGGGTCAACCCCGACGCGGTGGTCGAGGACCTGCCGGTCGGCGTGCAGCAGCGGGTCGAGATCGTCAAGGCGCTGACCCGGGACGTGGAACTGCTCATCCTGGACGAGCCGACCGCCGTGCTGACCCCGCAGGAGACCGAGGAACTGCTCGCGGTCATGCGGTCGCTGAAGGAGTCCGGCAAGTCGATCGTGTTCATCACGCACAAGCTCAAGGAAGTCAAGGCGATCGCGGACCGGATCACGGTGATCCGCCGGGGCCGGACCGTCGGTACCGCCAGCCCGGACGCCAGCGAGGACGAGTTGGCCGCGCTGATGGTCGGGCGCACGGTGAACCTGCTGGTGGAGAAGGGTCCCGCCACACCGGGCGAGCCCGTACTGGAGGTCGAGGGACTCGTCGTCGACGACGAGCGGTCCGTACGCGCGGTCGACGGGGTCGACCTGACCGTCCGGGCCGGCGAGATCCTCGGCATCGCCGGGGTGCAGGGCAACGGTCAGACCGAACTCATCGAGGCGCTGATGGGTCTGCGTCCGGTGCTGAGCGGCTCGGTCACCCTGTCGGGGCAGCGCGTCGACGGCTGGCCGACCAAGCGGGTGCTGCGGGCCGGCGTCGGGTACGTCCCGGAGGACCGCAGCGTCGACGGGCTGGTCAAGGAGTTCAGCGTCGCGGAGAACCTGGTGCTGGACATCTACGACCGGCCGCCGTTCGGGGCGGGCCTGGTGCTCAAGCCGGACGCGATCACCGCCTCGGCCCGGGAGCGGATTCCCGAGTTCGACGTACGCACACCGTCCGCCGAGGCTGCCGTCGGCACGCTGTCCGGCGGCAACCAGCAGAAGGTGATCATTGCTCGGGAGATGTCCCGGCCGCTGAAGCTCTTCGTGGCCGCGCAGCCCACCCGGGGGGTGGACGTCGGCTCGATCGAGTTCATCCACCGTCGGATCATCCACGAGCGGGACATCGGCACCGCCGTACTCCTGGTCTCCAGTGAGCTGGACGAGGTCATCGGGCTGGCCGACCGGATCGCCGTGATGTACCGCGGCCGGATCCTGGGAGTGGTCGGGCCGGACACCCCGCGCGAGGAGATCGGCCTGCTGATGGCCGGCATCACCGGACCGGAGCCGGCAGCGACCGCCGGGTCCGCCGACGGCAGCACCGCGCCCGCCGCCGCCCCGGAGGACGGGAAGGCGACGTCGGCCTCCGACGCCCCTGGTAGCGAGGAAACCCCGTGA
- a CDS encoding ABC transporter permease, which yields MLRLFVRNLWAANTVVVTVLAIVLATVIGAVLIIVSDPDVLATYGYITAQPADALNSSWTVVSDAYANLFKGAVFDPAAVSGWINGTNGWQPVFAPISETLTYAAPLVFTGLAVSLAFRGGLFNIGAQGQATLGVVLAALAGFLLPLPPVVHLIVAVLAGAIGGAIWGFVPGFLKARTGAHEVITTIMLNYVAISFLAWIIVQDGVHASGRTDAISRSVDGSAQLPRLLGGDLRVHLGIVLAIGATWGVAWLLNRSTFGFELRAVGANPDAARTAGISVGRTYVLVMVIAGALSGLGGANMVLGTTATALTPLVIAQIGFDGILVALLGRVKPWGVALAALLFGALQAGGNRMQSYASISLELVTVLQALIVIFIAAPALVKAIFGLRAARAARLQTSMAKGW from the coding sequence CTGCTCCGGCTCTTCGTCCGCAACCTGTGGGCGGCCAACACCGTCGTGGTCACCGTGCTTGCCATCGTGCTGGCCACGGTGATCGGCGCCGTACTGATCATCGTCTCCGATCCGGACGTGCTCGCCACCTACGGCTACATCACCGCCCAGCCCGCGGACGCGCTCAACTCCAGTTGGACCGTGGTCAGCGACGCGTACGCGAACCTGTTCAAGGGCGCGGTCTTCGACCCGGCGGCGGTGAGCGGCTGGATCAACGGCACGAACGGCTGGCAACCGGTCTTCGCGCCGATCTCCGAGACGCTGACGTACGCCGCGCCGCTGGTCTTCACCGGCCTCGCGGTCTCGCTGGCCTTCCGGGGCGGGCTGTTCAACATCGGTGCGCAGGGCCAGGCCACCCTCGGGGTGGTCCTGGCCGCGCTGGCCGGCTTCCTGCTGCCGTTGCCGCCGGTGGTGCACCTGATCGTGGCCGTACTCGCCGGGGCGATCGGCGGGGCGATCTGGGGATTCGTGCCCGGGTTCCTGAAGGCCCGTACCGGCGCGCACGAGGTGATCACCACGATCATGCTCAACTACGTCGCGATCTCCTTCCTGGCCTGGATCATCGTGCAGGACGGCGTACACGCGTCGGGCCGGACGGACGCGATCAGCCGGTCGGTCGACGGATCCGCGCAGCTTCCCCGGCTGCTCGGCGGCGACCTGCGGGTGCACCTCGGCATCGTGCTCGCGATCGGAGCCACCTGGGGAGTCGCCTGGCTGCTCAACCGGTCCACCTTCGGCTTCGAACTCCGGGCGGTCGGGGCCAACCCGGACGCGGCCCGGACCGCCGGCATCAGCGTCGGACGGACGTACGTCCTGGTGATGGTGATCGCGGGCGCGCTCTCCGGACTCGGCGGCGCGAACATGGTGCTCGGCACCACGGCCACCGCCCTCACCCCGCTGGTGATCGCCCAGATCGGCTTCGACGGCATCCTGGTGGCGCTGCTCGGCCGGGTGAAACCGTGGGGAGTCGCGCTGGCCGCCCTGCTCTTCGGTGCCCTACAGGCCGGTGGAAACCGGATGCAGTCGTACGCCAGCATCTCGTTGGAACTGGTCACGGTGTTGCAGGCGCTGATCGTCATCTTCATCGCCGCACCGGCACTGGTGAAGGCGATCTTCGGGCTCCGGGCGGCCCGGGCGGCCCGGCTCCAGACGAGCATGGCGAAGGGCTGGTGA
- a CDS encoding ABC transporter permease: MSTMAVEDVAVAVRQGFWTRDRKVGAGALLLGLVAAVLFGALATGTDARFTLSEDAGGAALAINGTLGAVIFGLVAAAAGAGLLAGTSKRWFVPLLGVAVVGVVLSFLCWQVSAAPAGQNFMPLVNIVRGTFILALPLIFGALAGVLCERSGVVNVAIEGQLLMGAFAGALVGTLAGSAWIGLIAAALGGALISLLLAIFTIRYLVDQVVMGIVLNLLALGLTGFLYERLMQPNAARYNQPPRFEAWPIPFLSDIPVLGPALFRGNIFLYLALFLVLVIHVGLFRTRWGLRTRSVGEHPTAADTLGVKVLALRYRNVLLAGMVAGVGGASYTLALYTFSKNMIGGKGFIALAALIFGRWSPTGALLAALFFGFADQLGTYLSAINSSIPSEFLAMLPYLATLLAVAGLVGKVRAPAADGKPYIKG, translated from the coding sequence ATGTCCACCATGGCTGTCGAGGACGTCGCCGTCGCCGTACGGCAGGGTTTCTGGACCCGGGACCGCAAGGTCGGGGCCGGCGCGTTGCTGCTCGGGCTGGTCGCGGCGGTGCTCTTCGGGGCGCTCGCCACCGGTACGGACGCGCGGTTCACGCTCAGCGAGGACGCGGGCGGCGCGGCACTCGCCATCAACGGCACCCTCGGCGCGGTGATCTTCGGGCTGGTCGCGGCGGCGGCCGGTGCGGGCCTGCTGGCCGGTACGTCGAAGCGGTGGTTCGTGCCGCTGCTCGGTGTCGCGGTGGTCGGGGTGGTGCTCTCCTTCCTCTGCTGGCAGGTGTCGGCGGCACCGGCCGGGCAGAACTTCATGCCGCTGGTCAACATCGTCCGGGGCACCTTCATCCTCGCCCTGCCGCTGATCTTCGGCGCCCTCGCCGGGGTGCTCTGCGAGCGGTCCGGCGTGGTGAACGTGGCGATCGAGGGCCAGTTGCTGATGGGTGCCTTCGCGGGTGCCCTGGTCGGCACGCTGGCCGGGAGCGCCTGGATCGGGCTGATCGCGGCGGCGCTGGGTGGGGCGCTGATCTCGCTGCTGCTCGCGATCTTCACGATCCGCTACCTGGTCGACCAGGTCGTGATGGGGATCGTGCTCAACCTGCTCGCGCTCGGCCTGACCGGGTTCCTCTACGAGCGGCTGATGCAGCCCAACGCGGCGAGGTACAACCAGCCGCCCCGGTTCGAGGCGTGGCCGATCCCGTTCCTCTCCGACATCCCGGTGCTCGGCCCGGCGCTGTTCCGGGGCAACATCTTCCTCTACCTGGCGCTGTTCCTGGTGCTGGTGATCCACGTCGGGCTGTTCCGTACCCGGTGGGGACTGCGGACCCGCTCGGTCGGGGAGCACCCGACCGCCGCCGACACCCTCGGGGTCAAGGTCCTCGCGCTGCGGTACCGGAACGTGCTGCTCGCCGGGATGGTGGCCGGGGTGGGCGGCGCGTCCTACACCCTGGCGCTCTACACCTTCAGCAAGAACATGATCGGTGGCAAGGGCTTCATCGCGCTCGCCGCGCTGATCTTCGGGCGGTGGAGTCCTACCGGCGCGTTGCTGGCGGCGCTCTTCTTCGGGTTCGCCGACCAGCTCGGCACCTACCTCAGCGCGATCAACAGCAGCATCCCGAGCGAGTTCCTGGCGATGCTGCCGTACCTCGCCACGCTGCTGGCCGTGGCCGGCCTGGTCGGCAAGGTACGCGCGCCGGCAGCCGACGGTAAGCCCTACATCAAGGGCTGA
- a CDS encoding cytidine deaminase, with the protein MDIDWAALRAAAIDAMRRAYAPYSNFPVGAAALVDDGRMVVGCNVENASYGVTLCAECGLVSALHASGGGKLIAMSCVGATGEPLMPCGRCRQLLWEHGGPECLIEAEPVPLRMAELLPHAFGPADLEAIAGTTKLPAVPEELAVWRGRGTVFLHPDVAGGQQVWTGYWERSAGDSDGAPTGVLEEAPSWADPADAVTWGQARTPRVVVVDAAGSIFWAGEGEPPLEIPLRWGD; encoded by the coding sequence ATGGATATTGACTGGGCGGCTCTGCGGGCCGCCGCGATCGACGCGATGCGGCGCGCGTACGCGCCGTACTCGAACTTTCCGGTCGGGGCGGCGGCACTGGTCGACGACGGCCGGATGGTGGTCGGCTGCAACGTGGAGAACGCGTCGTACGGCGTGACGCTCTGCGCGGAGTGCGGACTGGTCTCCGCGCTGCACGCCTCCGGTGGCGGGAAGCTAATCGCGATGTCGTGCGTAGGCGCGACGGGTGAGCCGTTGATGCCGTGCGGGCGGTGCCGGCAGCTGCTCTGGGAGCACGGCGGACCGGAGTGCCTGATCGAGGCGGAACCCGTCCCGCTGCGGATGGCCGAGCTGCTGCCGCACGCGTTCGGACCGGCCGACCTGGAAGCGATCGCCGGTACGACGAAGCTGCCGGCGGTACCCGAGGAACTGGCCGTCTGGCGGGGGCGGGGGACGGTGTTCCTGCACCCTGACGTCGCCGGTGGCCAGCAGGTGTGGACCGGGTACTGGGAGAGGTCCGCGGGGGACTCCGACGGCGCGCCGACCGGCGTACTGGAGGAGGCGCCGAGCTGGGCCGATCCGGCTGATGCGGTGACCTGGGGACAGGCTCGTACGCCCCGGGTGGTGGTGGTTGACGCGGCCGGGTCGATCTTCTGGGCTGGTGAGGGTGAGCCGCCGTTGGAGATTCCGCTTCGGTGGGGTGACTGA
- a CDS encoding thymidine phosphorylase, producing MSGFAAIDVIRTKRDGGVLSDEQIDWVVDGYTRGRVADEQMSALAMAILLRGMNPGEIARWTAAMIASGDRLDLAGVRRPTVDKHSTGGVGDKITLPLTPLVAACGAAVPQLSGRGLGHTGGTLDKLESIPGWRAALSGDEFIAQLGEVGAVICAAGERLAPADRKLYALRDVTGTVEAIPLIASSIMSKKIAEGTGALVLDVKVGSGAFMKSEADARELARTMVELGGAHGVRTVALLTDMSTPLGLTVGNAVEVAESVEVLAGGGPADVVELTLALAREMLTAAGLPDADPERALRDGRAMDVWRAMVSAQGGDPDAPMPVAPEVEVVRAERDGFVSAIDAYAIGVAAWRLGAGRARKEDPVSAPAGVVLHRKPGDQVRAGDPLYELRAEDPARIPAARSGAADAVSISADRPAVPALVIDRIG from the coding sequence GTGAGTGGGTTCGCCGCGATCGACGTGATCCGGACCAAGCGGGACGGCGGGGTGCTCTCCGACGAGCAGATCGACTGGGTGGTCGACGGGTACACCCGGGGCCGGGTCGCCGACGAGCAGATGTCGGCGCTGGCGATGGCGATCCTGCTGCGCGGGATGAACCCGGGGGAGATCGCCCGGTGGACGGCCGCGATGATCGCCAGCGGGGACCGGCTGGACCTTGCCGGGGTACGTCGGCCGACCGTCGACAAGCACTCCACGGGTGGCGTCGGTGACAAGATCACGCTTCCGTTGACTCCGTTGGTGGCGGCGTGTGGTGCCGCCGTACCGCAGCTCTCCGGGCGGGGGTTGGGGCACACCGGCGGCACGCTGGACAAGCTGGAGTCGATTCCGGGCTGGCGGGCCGCGCTCTCGGGCGACGAGTTCATCGCGCAGTTGGGGGAGGTCGGTGCGGTGATCTGTGCGGCGGGGGAGCGGCTGGCCCCGGCCGACCGCAAGCTGTACGCGCTGCGGGACGTCACCGGCACGGTGGAGGCGATTCCGCTGATCGCCAGCTCGATCATGAGCAAGAAGATCGCCGAGGGGACCGGGGCGCTGGTGCTCGACGTGAAGGTCGGCTCGGGCGCGTTCATGAAGTCGGAGGCGGATGCCCGGGAGCTGGCTCGGACCATGGTGGAGCTGGGCGGTGCGCACGGGGTACGGACGGTGGCCCTGCTCACGGACATGTCCACGCCGCTCGGCCTGACCGTGGGCAACGCGGTCGAGGTCGCCGAGTCGGTCGAGGTGCTGGCCGGCGGCGGTCCCGCCGACGTGGTGGAGCTGACCCTCGCGTTGGCCCGGGAGATGCTCACCGCGGCCGGGCTGCCGGACGCCGATCCCGAACGGGCGCTCCGGGACGGCCGGGCCATGGACGTCTGGCGGGCCATGGTCAGTGCCCAGGGCGGTGACCCGGACGCCCCGATGCCGGTCGCCCCGGAGGTGGAGGTCGTCCGGGCCGAACGGGACGGCTTCGTCTCGGCCATCGACGCGTACGCCATCGGTGTGGCGGCGTGGCGGCTCGGCGCGGGCCGGGCCCGCAAGGAGGACCCGGTCAGCGCCCCGGCCGGGGTGGTACTGCACCGGAAGCCGGGGGATCAGGTCCGGGCCGGCGACCCGCTCTACGAGCTCCGTGCCGAGGACCCGGCGCGGATTCCGGCGGCCCGGTCGGGTGCCGCCGACGCGGTGTCGATCTCGGCGGACCGCCCCGCCGTGCCGGCGCTGGTGATCGACCGGATCGGATAG
- a CDS encoding DUF4272 domain-containing protein yields MTVPAPDPQAVRSLNLDELGRLGLPVPPDQFPLVWEPGDTVELRPTAEIEARAAVLHLVLARCFGMPPEVGMSWLLGSHLVEMVTPPEWQFVMGSRGDHRSFVLHHDAVFALAWVLGLSRHLDPTSPSDDRLMEQLPHLPAGETFAAWRSRTLAAPRDAAEVAAVLDFYYCLDWGYLEAEREGLRLPGLIDSNAIGQRRWALEWAVVFRGPFHDAPAGWEEIDLST; encoded by the coding sequence GTGACCGTACCCGCTCCCGATCCCCAGGCGGTTCGTTCCCTCAACCTGGACGAACTGGGCCGGTTGGGGCTGCCGGTGCCGCCGGACCAGTTTCCGCTGGTCTGGGAGCCGGGCGACACCGTCGAGTTGCGCCCGACCGCCGAGATCGAGGCCCGTGCCGCCGTACTGCACCTGGTGCTGGCGCGGTGTTTCGGTATGCCGCCCGAGGTGGGGATGAGCTGGCTGCTCGGCTCACACCTGGTGGAGATGGTCACCCCGCCGGAGTGGCAGTTCGTGATGGGCAGCCGGGGCGACCACCGGTCCTTCGTACTGCACCACGACGCGGTGTTCGCGCTGGCTTGGGTGCTCGGGTTGAGCCGGCACCTCGATCCGACGTCACCGAGCGACGACCGGCTGATGGAGCAGTTGCCGCACCTGCCGGCCGGGGAGACCTTTGCCGCCTGGCGCTCCCGTACCCTCGCCGCGCCCCGGGACGCGGCGGAGGTCGCCGCCGTTCTCGACTTCTACTACTGCCTGGACTGGGGCTACCTGGAGGCCGAACGCGAGGGACTGCGGCTGCCGGGGCTGATCGACAGCAACGCGATCGGTCAGCGGCGCTGGGCCCTGGAGTGGGCGGTGGTCTTCCGGGGGCCGTTCCACGACGCGCCCGCCGGGTGGGAGGAGATCGATCTGTCCACCTGA
- a CDS encoding putative RNA methyltransferase translates to MLADILRRLRCPVCTRPLAQVPTGQPSTNGTPATSALRCPVGHNFDLARQGYVNLTTGRVPHSGDTPAMVAARDEFLGAGHYDLISTALARLATASAGDASATYPELVVDAGAGTGRHLGAVLDALPGATGLALDVSKPALRRAARAHPRAGAALCDTWQGLPLVDGAAGLLLNVFAPRNGAEFHRVLRPDGALLVVTPDAEHLGELVERLDLLRVDPEKEARVARSLAEHFSTGQAEVHRRTLRLTRDEVRTLVGMGPSAWHTASAQLDERIDALPEPVPVTAAVRVTAHHPR, encoded by the coding sequence GTGCTCGCCGACATCCTGCGTCGTCTCCGCTGCCCGGTCTGTACCCGCCCACTGGCGCAGGTACCGACCGGGCAGCCGAGCACGAACGGGACCCCGGCGACCTCCGCACTGCGGTGCCCCGTCGGCCACAACTTCGACCTGGCCCGGCAGGGCTACGTCAACCTGACGACGGGTCGCGTCCCGCATTCCGGCGACACCCCGGCGATGGTGGCCGCCCGGGACGAGTTCCTCGGCGCCGGCCACTACGACCTCATCTCGACCGCGCTCGCCCGGCTCGCAACCGCGTCGGCCGGCGACGCGTCGGCGACGTACCCGGAACTGGTCGTGGACGCCGGAGCCGGCACCGGCCGGCATCTCGGTGCGGTGCTCGACGCCCTGCCCGGCGCCACCGGCCTGGCGCTGGACGTGTCCAAGCCGGCGCTGCGCCGGGCGGCCCGGGCCCACCCCCGGGCCGGCGCCGCGCTCTGCGACACCTGGCAGGGGCTGCCGCTGGTCGACGGCGCCGCCGGCCTGCTGCTCAACGTCTTCGCCCCGCGCAACGGTGCGGAGTTCCACCGGGTACTGCGGCCGGACGGCGCGCTGCTGGTGGTCACGCCGGACGCCGAACACCTCGGCGAACTGGTCGAACGGCTGGATCTGCTCCGGGTGGACCCGGAGAAGGAGGCCCGGGTCGCCCGCAGCCTGGCCGAGCACTTCAGCACGGGGCAGGCCGAAGTCCACCGCCGGACGCTCCGGCTCACCCGCGACGAGGTCCGCACCCTGGTCGGGATGGGCCCCAGTGCCTGGCACACCGCTTCGGCCCAACTGGACGAACGGATCGACGCCCTTCCCGAGCCGGTCCCGGTGACCGCCGCGGTCCGGGTAACCGCCCACCACCCCCGCTAG